Proteins found in one Quercus robur chromosome 2, dhQueRobu3.1, whole genome shotgun sequence genomic segment:
- the LOC126714961 gene encoding xyloglucan glycosyltransferase 4, whose protein sequence is MATNTVVVTIEKPNNLSFPEVNGSDSLLLPDKQKAASPKQFTWVLLLKAHRVLTSLSWVAMTFKSMFLSIKKRIALSDVSEEEPKSRGRLYRFIKVFLVISILALVLEIIAHFKKWNLQMLRPWEVQGLVQWSYMAWLSFRVDYIAPFVIFLSKSCTVLFLIQSLDRLVLCIGCFWIKYKKLKPTIEGEAYDIEDCSSFPMVLVQIPMCNEREVFAQSIAAACQLDWPRERVLIQVLDDSDDGNLQLLIKDEVSSWCEKGVNIVYRHRLIRTGYKAGNLKSAMGCDYVKDYEFVAILDADFQPNPDFLKLTVPHFKGNPELGLVQARWSFVNKDENLLTRLQNINLCFHFEVEQQVNGVFLNFFGFNGTAGVWRIEALEDSGGWLERTTVEDMDIAVRAHLNGWKFIFLNDVKVLCELPESYETYKKQQHRWHSGPMQLFRLCLPAIITSKITIWKKANLILLFFLLRKLILPFYSFTLFCIILPLTMFIPEAELPLWVICYVPIFMSFLNILPSPKQFPFLVPYLLFENTMSVTKFNAMVSGLFQLGSAYEWVVTKKTGRSSESDLLAFAERESKSLSEEKISRRHSESGLELLSKLTAEDVPSVKKKNKLYRKELALALLLLTASARSLLSAHGVHFYFLLFQGLSFLVVGLDLIGEQMS, encoded by the exons ATGGCAACAAACACTGTTGTGGTCACAATTGAGAAGCCTAACAACTTATCTTTTCCAGAGGTCAATGGTTCAGATTCATTGTTGCTTCCAGATAAACAGAAGGCTGCGAGTCCCAAGCAATTTACATGGGTTCTTCTTCTCAAAGCTCACAGAGTTCTGACCAGTCTTTCATGGGTGGCCATGACTTTCAAGTCCATGTTTCTTTCAATTAAGAAACGCATTGCCTTATCTGATGTAAGTGAAGAAGAGCCCAAGAGCAGAGGAAGGTTGTATAGATTTATCAAAGTTTTTCTTGTTATTTCGATTTTAGCTTTGGTGTTAGAAATCATTGCTCATTTCAAGAAATGGAATTTGCAAATGCTTCGCCCTTGGGAGGTTCAGGGTCTTGTGCAATGGTCCTATATGGCTTGGCTGTCTTTTAGAGTTGACTATATTGCTCCTTTTGTGATATTTCTTTCTAAATCCTGCACTGTGCTATTCTTGATTCAATCTCTCGATCGGCTAGTTCTATGCATTGGGTGTTTCTGGATTAAGTACAAGAAGCTGAAGCCCACAATAGAAGGAGAAGCTTATGATATTGAGGATTGTTCAAGTTTCCCAATGGTCCTTGTTCAGATTCCAATGTGCAATGAGAGAGAG GTATTTGCACAATCAATTGCTGCTGCCTGTCAGCTTGATTGGCCAAGGGAACGAGTTTTAATTCAAGTCCTAGACGATTCAGATGATGGAAATCTACAGCTTCTAATCAAAGATGAAGTCTCATCGTGGTGTGAGAAGGGGGTAAACATAGTATACAGACATCGATTAATCAGAACTGGGTACAAAGCTGGCAATCTAAAATCAGCCATGGGCTGTGATTACGTCAAAGATTATGAATTTGTTGCAATACTTGATGCAGACTTCCAGCCAAATCCTGATTTCCTTAAATTAACTGTTCCTCACTTCAAG GGAAATCCTGAATTGGGCCTTGTCCAGGCTCGCTGGTCATTTGTGAACAAGGATGAGAATTTGCTTACAAGGTTGCAGAACATCAATCTCTGCTTCCATTTTGAGGTGGAGCAGCAAGTCAATGGTgtttttctcaatttctttgGATTCAATGGAACAGCAGGAGTTTGGAGAATTGAGGCTTTAGAGGACTCAGGAGGCTGGCTTGAGAGAACCACAGTTGAGGATATGGACATTGCAGTTCGGGCACACTTGAACGGATGGAAATTCATCTTCCTCAATGATGTCAAAGTGCTTTGTGAATTACCGGAGTCTTATGAAACTTATAAGAAACAACAGCATCGCTGGCATTCGGGTCCAATGCAGCTCTTCCGCCTATGCCTTCCTGCTATCATAACTTCTAAG ATAACAATATGGAAGAAGGCCAACCTGATattgcttttctttcttcttaggAAACTTATACTTCCCTTTTACTCATTCACATTGTTCTGTATCATACTTCCATTGACCATGTTCATTCCTGAGGCAGAACTACCGCTTTGGGTAATTTGTTATGTCCCCATCTTCATGTCTTTTTTGAACATTCTCCCATCACCAAAACAATTCCCTTTCTTGGTTCCTTACCTACTTTTTGAGAACACAATGTCTGTTACAAAATTCAATGCCATGGTCTCTGGGCTATTCCAGTTGGGAAGTGCTTATGAGTGGGTAGTGACTAAGAAGACTGGTAGATCATCTGAATCAGATCTATTGGCCTTTGCTGAGAGAGAATCAAAGTCTTTGAGTGAAGAGAAGATCAGTAGGAGGCATTCTGAGTCTGGTTTAGAATTGTTGAGTAAACTCACAGCAGAAGATGTCCCttctgtgaagaagaaaaacaagctCTACAGGAAGGAGCTTGCACTTGCTTTGCTTCTACTCACTGCATCAGCCAGGAGTCTCTTATCAGCACATGGAGTTCATTTCTATTTCTTGCTATTCCAAGGATTGTCTTTCCTTGTCGTAGGCTTGGACTTAATTGGCGAGCAGATGAGCTAA